A window of the Roseburia sp. 831b genome harbors these coding sequences:
- a CDS encoding CotS family spore coat protein, which yields MYNRPEQVLELYDLEIKSIARGRRAYICETNCGTKILKEYKGSMERAEFLAEILDFLKAHQLRVETIVRTKEDEPAAKDNDDTKYMLCGTFEGVECDTKNRDHILAGARELARLHLVSREYQGDIPEFVKSEPDAMLWLYEKHNRELNKVKNYIRTKKKKNEFEVRFMEQYHYFMEKAKEVTDLLAMQKLDAGLVGFCHGDYNQHNLLFEKSEAAIVRFDAFSYQVQMADLANFMRKMLEKQNWNCGLALDMIRAYDKERKLGEEEIRLLYLYLAYPEKFWKIANHYYNSHKAWLSGRDIEKLGKVVEQEKARSEFLEMLFRLAKVME from the coding sequence GTGTATAATCGACCAGAACAGGTATTAGAACTTTACGACTTAGAGATAAAATCCATAGCAAGAGGGCGCAGGGCATACATCTGCGAGACAAACTGTGGAACCAAGATTTTAAAAGAGTATAAGGGCTCGATGGAACGGGCTGAATTTTTGGCGGAGATTCTTGATTTTTTAAAAGCGCATCAACTGAGGGTGGAGACCATTGTGCGGACCAAGGAAGATGAACCGGCTGCCAAGGATAACGACGACACAAAATACATGCTTTGTGGTACGTTTGAGGGGGTGGAGTGTGATACAAAAAACAGGGATCATATTTTAGCCGGAGCAAGAGAGCTTGCAAGGCTGCACCTTGTATCGAGGGAGTATCAGGGGGATATCCCGGAATTTGTAAAGTCAGAGCCGGATGCAATGTTATGGCTCTATGAAAAACATAACCGCGAGCTGAATAAAGTAAAAAATTATATCCGTACCAAGAAGAAAAAGAATGAATTCGAGGTTCGGTTCATGGAACAATACCATTATTTTATGGAAAAGGCAAAAGAGGTGACGGATCTTTTGGCGATGCAAAAGTTAGATGCGGGTCTGGTCGGTTTTTGTCACGGCGATTATAACCAGCACAATCTTTTGTTTGAAAAGTCAGAGGCTGCAATTGTGAGGTTTGACGCCTTTTCTTATCAGGTGCAGATGGCGGACCTTGCGAATTTTATGCGGAAAATGCTAGAGAAACAGAATTGGAACTGCGGTCTCGCACTGGATATGATAAGAGCGTATGACAAAGAGCGAAAATTAGGTGAGGAGGAAATCCGGCTCCTTTATCTTTACCTTGCTTATCCAGAAAAATTCTGGAAAATTGCAAACCATTACTACAATTCACACAAGGCATGGCTTTCCGGCAGAGACATTGAAAAGCTTGGAAAGGTGGTCGAACAGGAAAAGGCAAGGAGTGAATTTTTAGAGATGCTGTTTCGCCTTGCAAAGGTCATGGAGTGA
- a CDS encoding HU family DNA-binding protein encodes MNKAELVAAMAEKTELSKKDAEAALKAFTDVVSEELKKGEKIQLVGFGTFEVSERAARTGRNPQTGAEMTIAASKAPKFKAGKALKDMINA; translated from the coding sequence ATGAACAAAGCAGAATTAGTTGCAGCTATGGCTGAGAAAACTGAATTAAGCAAAAAGGATGCAGAAGCAGCATTAAAAGCATTCACAGATGTAGTATCTGAAGAATTAAAAAAAGGTGAGAAAATCCAGTTAGTAGGTTTCGGTACATTCGAAGTATCTGAAAGAGCTGCTAGAACAGGAAGAAATCCTCAGACAGGAGCAGAAATGACAATCGCTGCTTCCAAAGCACCTAAATTCAAAGCTGGTAAAGCATTAAAGGATATGATCAACGCATAA
- a CDS encoding RNA-binding S4 domain-containing protein, which produces MRLDKFLKVSRLIKRRTVANEACDAGRVTINGKPAKASTNVKVGDVIEIAFGTKNVKVRVLDIQDTTKKDEAKDLFEYVS; this is translated from the coding sequence ATGAGATTAGATAAATTTTTGAAGGTTTCACGTCTGATTAAACGACGCACGGTTGCAAATGAAGCATGTGATGCGGGAAGAGTAACCATCAATGGAAAGCCTGCTAAGGCATCCACAAATGTAAAAGTCGGTGACGTGATTGAGATTGCATTTGGAACAAAAAATGTAAAAGTACGTGTGTTAGATATTCAGGACACAACGAAAAAAGACGAAGCAAAAGATTTATTTGAATACGTTTCCTAA
- a CDS encoding phospho-sugar mutase → MGYKEVYESWLSNPYFDEATKAELKGIANDEKEIEERFYTELEFGTAGLRGVIGAGTNRMNIYTVRKATQGLANYICNVNGQKKGVAIAYDSRRMSPEFADEAALCLAANGIKAYVFESLRPTPELSYAVRKLGCIAGINITASHNPPEYNGYKVYWEDGAQITPPHDTGIMDEVKKVTDFATVKTMSLKDAKAAGLYETIGANIDDPYIAELKKLVLRQDCIDQVAADMKIVYTPLHGTGNIPVRRVLKELGFQNVYVVPEQELPDGEFPTVSYPNPEAAEAFELGLALGKKVDADLILATDPDADRLGVYVKDSKTGEYHSLTGNMSGCLIGDYVIGQRKEKYGLPKDGAFIRSIVSTNMADAIAEHYGIQLIEVLTGFKFIGQKILEFEKTGKGTYLFGMEESYGCLTGTYARDKDAIVASMTLCEAAAYYKTKNMTLWDAMLAMYEKYGYYKDDVTAITLKGIEGLAKIQEIMNTLRENAPAKIGAYEVTKVRDYKKDTITDVVTGKVTPTGLPSSNVLYYEMTDGAWVCVRPSGTEPKVKFYLGVKGTSLEDADEKSAALSKEVHAMIEKML, encoded by the coding sequence ATGGGTTACAAAGAGGTATATGAATCATGGCTGAGCAATCCATACTTTGACGAAGCAACCAAGGCAGAGTTAAAGGGAATTGCGAATGATGAAAAAGAAATTGAAGAGCGTTTCTATACAGAGTTAGAGTTTGGTACCGCCGGACTTCGTGGCGTGATTGGTGCCGGAACCAATCGTATGAACATTTACACAGTTCGTAAGGCAACTCAGGGACTTGCAAACTATATTTGCAATGTGAACGGACAGAAAAAAGGTGTCGCAATCGCATACGATTCCAGAAGAATGTCACCGGAATTTGCAGATGAAGCAGCACTTTGTCTTGCAGCAAACGGAATTAAGGCTTATGTATTTGAGTCCTTACGTCCAACACCAGAACTTTCTTACGCAGTGCGTAAATTAGGATGTATTGCTGGTATCAACATCACAGCAAGCCACAACCCGCCAGAATACAACGGCTATAAAGTATACTGGGAAGATGGCGCACAGATTACACCACCTCATGATACAGGTATCATGGATGAAGTTAAGAAAGTAACAGATTTTGCAACCGTTAAGACAATGTCTTTGAAAGATGCAAAAGCAGCAGGACTTTATGAGACAATCGGTGCCAATATCGATGACCCATATATTGCAGAATTAAAGAAATTAGTACTTCGTCAGGACTGCATCGATCAGGTTGCTGCTGATATGAAGATTGTATACACACCACTTCACGGAACAGGTAATATTCCGGTTCGCCGTGTCTTAAAAGAGTTAGGTTTCCAGAATGTATATGTTGTTCCAGAGCAGGAACTTCCAGATGGAGAATTCCCAACGGTAAGTTATCCAAATCCAGAGGCTGCAGAAGCATTTGAACTTGGACTTGCTCTCGGTAAGAAAGTAGACGCTGACTTAATCCTTGCAACAGACCCGGATGCGGACAGACTTGGTGTTTATGTAAAAGATTCCAAGACAGGAGAATACCACAGCTTAACCGGTAACATGTCAGGATGTCTCATCGGTGATTATGTCATCGGACAGAGAAAAGAAAAATATGGTCTTCCAAAAGATGGTGCCTTCATCCGTTCTATCGTATCTACCAACATGGCAGATGCAATCGCAGAACATTACGGCATCCAGTTAATCGAAGTTTTAACCGGATTCAAGTTCATCGGACAGAAGATTTTAGAGTTTGAAAAGACCGGAAAAGGAACTTACCTTTTCGGTATGGAAGAAAGCTACGGCTGCTTAACCGGAACTTACGCAAGAGACAAAGATGCCATCGTTGCATCCATGACACTCTGCGAGGCAGCAGCTTACTACAAGACAAAGAACATGACATTGTGGGATGCAATGCTTGCAATGTATGAGAAATACGGTTACTACAAAGATGATGTTACCGCTATCACCTTAAAGGGAATCGAAGGTCTTGCTAAGATTCAGGAGATTATGAATACCTTACGTGAGAACGCTCCGGCTAAGATTGGCGCTTACGAAGTGACAAAAGTACGTGACTACAAGAAAGATACAATTACAGATGTAGTTACAGGAAAAGTAACCCCAACCGGACTTCCATCTTCTAACGTACTTTACTATGAGATGACAGATGGTGCATGGGTATGTGTAAGACCATCCGGTACAGAGCCAAAGGTAAAATTCTACCTTGGTGTAAAAGGAACTTCCTTAGAAGATGCGGATGAGAAGTCAGCAGCATTATCCAAAGAAGTACACGCTATGATTGAAAAAATGTTATAA
- a CDS encoding CCA tRNA nucleotidyltransferase gives MKIVLPEHVKKIIDTLMAHGFEAYAVGGCVRDTMLGRQPQDWDITTSAKPEEVKKLFLHTIDTGIQHGTVTILLDHIGYEVTTYRIDGEYEDARHPKEVLFTSNLLEDLKRRDFTINAMAYNDVAGLVDAFDGEGDLKRGIVRCVGNATERFTEDALRMLRAVRFCAQLGFTMEASTKDAIRQLAPNIAKISAERIQVELVKLLVSPHPEEIRSAYETGLTKVFLPEFDRMMETKQQNKHHKFTVGEHTIAALQQIPADKVLRLTMLFHDVAKPVCLTTDENGCDQFYGHPKKGAQMAKSIMRRLKFDNETTDAVVRLVTCHDDNPVLDEKEIRYAIFRNGEAQYPNLFAVKRADIAAQSDYHREEKNNYVNQYEKIYHEILEKKQCLSLKSLALTGKDLIQAGMTPGKELGEMLQFLLQQVLEHPEWNQKDTLLELYQKQKRS, from the coding sequence ATGAAAATAGTTTTACCGGAACATGTGAAAAAAATTATTGATACCCTGATGGCACATGGGTTTGAGGCGTATGCAGTTGGTGGATGTGTCAGGGATACCATGCTAGGAAGACAGCCACAAGACTGGGATATCACGACCTCAGCGAAACCGGAAGAGGTCAAGAAACTTTTTTTACATACCATTGACACCGGAATCCAGCATGGGACAGTTACCATCTTATTAGACCATATCGGCTATGAGGTGACAACGTACCGGATTGACGGTGAGTATGAGGATGCCAGACATCCCAAAGAGGTTCTGTTTACCTCAAATCTACTGGAAGATCTAAAACGAAGAGATTTTACCATCAATGCGATGGCGTATAATGATGTGGCAGGACTTGTAGATGCATTTGACGGGGAGGGCGATTTGAAGCGGGGAATCGTGCGATGTGTTGGTAATGCAACGGAGCGCTTTACCGAGGATGCGCTTCGGATGCTTCGTGCAGTCCGCTTTTGTGCACAGCTTGGTTTTACGATGGAAGCGTCGACCAAAGATGCAATCCGGCAGCTTGCCCCCAATATCGCGAAAATCAGCGCAGAGCGTATCCAGGTGGAGCTGGTAAAACTTTTGGTGTCCCCTCATCCAGAGGAGATAAGAAGTGCCTATGAGACTGGGCTTACCAAAGTTTTCCTGCCAGAGTTTGATAGGATGATGGAGACGAAGCAGCAGAATAAGCATCATAAGTTTACGGTGGGAGAACATACCATTGCAGCGTTGCAGCAGATTCCGGCAGACAAGGTGCTTCGTTTGACGATGCTGTTTCATGATGTCGCAAAGCCGGTATGCCTGACAACGGATGAGAATGGATGTGACCAGTTTTACGGACATCCGAAAAAGGGAGCGCAGATGGCAAAAAGCATTATGCGCCGCCTGAAGTTCGATAACGAGACGACGGATGCAGTGGTGCGGCTGGTGACCTGCCATGACGATAATCCGGTTTTGGATGAAAAAGAAATCCGTTATGCAATTTTTCGAAATGGAGAGGCGCAGTATCCGAATCTTTTTGCAGTAAAGAGAGCGGACATTGCGGCACAAAGCGACTACCACCGCGAAGAGAAAAATAATTATGTAAACCAATACGAAAAAATCTACCACGAAATTTTAGAGAAAAAGCAATGTTTGTCCTTAAAAAGCCTTGCGCTTACCGGAAAAGATTTGATTCAGGCTGGCATGACACCGGGAAAGGAATTAGGCGAGATGTTACAGTTCCTGTTGCAGCAGGTGTTAGAGCATCCAGAATGGAATCAAAAGGATACGTTGTTAGAACTCTATCAAAAACAAAAAAGAAGTTAG
- the yabP gene encoding sporulation protein YabP, whose product MEEKNVSKSHKVLLVNRKSGAFSGVVDVLSFDVAEILLETELGMLMIKGHDLHVNRLSLEKGEVDIEGRIDSLAYSDVKTPGKQAESFLGRLFK is encoded by the coding sequence ATGGAAGAAAAGAACGTATCAAAATCACATAAAGTATTGCTTGTAAACCGAAAAAGCGGGGCGTTTAGCGGCGTTGTGGATGTATTGTCCTTTGATGTTGCAGAGATTTTATTGGAGACAGAGCTGGGAATGCTGATGATTAAAGGACACGATTTGCATGTGAACCGGCTGTCACTGGAAAAAGGGGAAGTGGATATTGAAGGACGCATCGATTCCCTGGCATATTCTGACGTGAAAACACCTGGAAAACAGGCAGAATCTTTCCTTGGAAGGCTGTTTAAATGA